The nucleotide sequence AAGCCTTGTCAGTCAGCTGCAGAAGATTTTTCTCCTATGCTGTTAGATCTCCTAGGTTCTGGTTGCAGTTTCTTGGGAGTTGTCCTATGCAGGGGTGggagctggactcagtgattcctgtgggtccctttcaGCTCAggctattctgtgattctgtgtttctccCTCATGCTCAGTGATTCCAGACACACTCTTGGCTTCCATGGCACCCCAGGCCTTCACTCTGATGGAAGGGGATGCAGTGGAGCTGACCTGTGAGGTGTCCAAGTCCACTGTCCAGCACACCCATCTCTCAGTTGGCTGGTACCTTCTTCAGGGAGCAGGAGAACCCCATGCCAAGGAGATCCTCACCCTCTCCAAGGACTTCACCCTGAAGCCAGGGCCCTTTTATGAGCGGAGGTTCCTGGAGGGGGATGTGCAGCTAAACAAGGTTGGGAACACCACATACAAGCTGGTCATAGGGGGAGTGAAGCCATCTGACCAGGGACAGCTGTACTGTGAGGCAGCTGAGTGGATTGAGGATCCTGACGGGACATGGAAGGACATCTCCACCAAGCAAACAGAGAGGACTTCGCTGGCAGTCGCGAGCCAGGGTAAGGCATTGCAAACTCCCGTGTTGGCCCCAACTCCCCTGTGCATTCAGATTTCAGTGCCCCTTCACCTGCCTGTGCCGTAGCCCAGGGACGCACTGGTGGGTCTGGCTGGACATGGagtggctgggctgggctgaggcCATGGCAACCCCTGGTtcaggagctgtgggtgctTTGGCAGTTCATGCAGCCAAATCTCTGATGCCAGTGGCAAGCCCGCAGCCTCAGCCCCCATGCGAGGTGTTAGCAGAGCACGTGCCCATGGCAGCTTGGATCCTTGGCAGTGCTAAACTCCAGTGTGTGAAAAACTGGGTTGTCACACTGCCTCGAGGCTCTCGTGGCTTTAAAAAAGTGCACCTAGTCAGCTGCTCATCACCGTGCCTCTCACAGGCACAGAGGGACCTGGGGATGGCTTGTTTGTACTGCATTGCTCTTGTTGAGGGTGGCTtgtctgtccctgctgccaccagcctgCTGGTTTCCAGAGCAGCTGATGCTGCTGTTGATGAGGCCATTCCTCTGAGCACCCTGTCTGCCACAAGCCTTCGCTGGCTGTgttccctcaccctgctcttGCCCCAGATGTGTGTGAGTAGCTGGGCTCGGAGGAAAGGAGAATCTTTCTCTGTCTCACCAGTAAACTTTAGCTCAAAACAGCCAAGACAAGGTTGCGGCTAGTTCGTGTCCTTTAACATAGTGTGCAGTAAAATTGGAGCAAGTCTCCCACTGAAACCCTGCCTGTGGAGTGGTATAGCCTGTCCTCACACCTCAGGGCGggtggaggaggctgcagagcagagttGGGGCAGTGAGGGGAACTGATATCTTGTGGGAATGTGGTGAGTCAGAGCAGGAAACCAAAAGAACAGATGGGTGAGAACTAAGCACTCCCGAAGTGGCTCAGGGGAGCAAGCTATCAGGAGGAGTGGGAGGAAAGTGTGCTGTCTTGTCAGTCTGTTTCCTGAAACCTGTCTGACTGGTAAAGCTTTATTCCCCTCATTGTGCACCACTTGCAGCAAAGACTTTCCaagcctgctgctgcttggggAGCAATGGCAGTCAATGCACTTCTGTGAATTCTCTTGTTGAAGAGGGCTTGTTATAACTGGTAGTGTGTGGATTCAGCTATCAGTGCCATGGGATCATTTAGAGCTAGAGAAATCTTGTCAGAGTTTGGTGTTTGTCCTGTGGTAACTGCTAAAGGTAGAAAGGAGGTGATGGTGGGAAGACTTTATGGTGGCAGTATTGGTGCTCCTGGTAGTGCCATGGTGGCAcaccagtgtgtgtgtgcaagcCCTCCATCAAATATGTGGGGCTGGTTTCTTCCTCCAGCACCCAGTGGGGGAACCCCGGCTGCAGGGCTGAGCACCCCGTGACTCCGAGAGCCATCGACCGCTCTGACCATGGCTAACTGCTCCCTCGGTTTCTATAAACTGTGCAGCAAATATTTAGGAACACCAAACatagctgcagcagctgggattcCTGTTCACAAGCTGTTTATGAGCCAGTGTTTAAATTCACAGGGTACTCTGCTTTCAAGAAATTATTTGAGCCCTTCTATTTGTGGTCAGGGAGCTGCTCTGTTTTACTTCCAAACTACAGCATGTaacctttcccttgttttgaGACTCAGGGGGCACCACAGTGACCCAGGGAGACAGAGTGGTGTGAGCCAGGGAATCAGGGCTCAGTCCTTCCTCCAGGCTTTTGGCCATGCCAGTGCTCTGTGGGGTCACGGCAAAGGGTTTTGGGGTACCCGGTGGGTCTCCTGCTTGCAGCCACTGTCCAGCCAGGCTGATGCCAGGAACCAGGGGCATTGAATGATCAGCAAGAATGGTATCAGGACCCAGAGATGAGGTCCTTACCTCAGACACAGCTGACTGGCTGCCCAAGAGGGTCTGCCAAGGGCTAGATGACTTTAGGTTCTTCCTGTCACTGTCTTCTTTGCTCAACACCTAATGCTAATTGGTATGGGGGGCAGGATCCACCTCCTCTTGCTTCCTTCCTACCACCCCATGCTGTGACAAGTCTTgacatttctgctttctgtagGAGCTTAACCCAAATCCTCTCCAGCTTGAAGAGTAACTCTTGCCCATATCCCACAGTAACCACTGGCAGCTTTAGCATGCAAGAACAGCCACAGTAGATTCAGACAAGCCACTTCATGCACCTTTTTCTGCCACAAGCAGCACTTAAAACCACCACTGTGATAAAACCCCTTTGTGCCCCTTTTTTGCTTATAAGATAGGTGTTCCATGATGTAAAACAGCTCCAGGAAGTGAGACAGGGCAGCACCTGCAAAAGCTGATGCCTCTGAGTTAGGGCAGCCCTCAGTTCAGATGCCTGAGCTGAGCAGGGGGTGGCTGTGGCCAAAGGCTGTCCCAGTgaatgctctgctctgctgggttCATCTACTCTTCGGGGGGAGCTCATCTCCCCAGGGCTCTGGCACTTCCTCCACCTTCAACTGCTCCTTagtgcccagagctggcaacCCTCTGCCCGTCAAAGTTTTCCATCCTGATCACTTTTcttatgaaagaaaacatttcaacaaAGAGTTCCCTCCTGTTGCCCTCTGCAAGGCCACTGGTGCtgccaggcaggaaggaagcatGGGCAGGGCCACCCAccaccctctttttttttttttttatttcccacagGAAGAGACCTCCCCGTGGACATCACTGCTGCTGAACGTTCCCTTGCTGAAGGGGACTCCTTGCAGCTCAGTTGTGTGGTGGGAgccccagagagcagcagcaggcacttTGAAGTGATTTGGCTCCTCAATGAGATGGAAGTGGCCAGGGTTGACCCCCATGGGGTATTGATTTGGGAGGAAGAATACAAGGagagagccaggctgggacagctccGAGCATTCAAGCCGAGCAACACAATTTATGTCCTCACCATCTCTGAGGCGGGGCTGAAGGACGAGGGTACATACCGGTGCTCTGTGTCAGAAATGAAAACTCCTGGAGACTTGCACAGCATCCAGACCAATGTGTCATCAGGCATACAAGTCAACGTGAAGGCAATAGGTTAGTAAATCCTAATAGCTGCTCTTCCAGGTAAAGTCTGCAGGATCCTTGGCTGGGGAACGCTTTAGGTGTAGCCTCATCTGGACAGGGGTAGCAAGAGTGCAAATATGCCATAGTTTTTGATACATAATGGGAAAAGCATATACTTCAGCAAATATTAGTATGATAGACACAGTAGCTGTCAACAAAGTTTAAACCTTCACTCCAGTCTCTTCACACTAAGTTTTGGGGCAAATAGGTAGAATTCTGAGGAGTCTGGGTCCTCCTGTGTCTTTGGTACTGAAAACTGTGAGCAAcatttgctgctgctcctgaaaaTCACAGGAGAACCCAGCAGAACAGGTACGTCTGGGGAGGGGGATCATTGCCATTTTCATCAGGGTACTGTCCCTGTTTTGGGTGGATGATTTGTGAGAAACCACTCCAAGAAAAGTACATGGGAAGCTTTTGGTTTCCTTGTCATAGCTAGATAATGTTTTTTCTGATAtagcaggagctgcctgctgggACTCTGTTTCTTAACTACTTCTTTATGTATCCATGTCCCAAAAAAGACAtgaaacgggaaaaaaaaaacaaaacaaaagaaaccacgAAGCCTCCTCCAAATTTGTAGGAAAATGCTGCTTGAAAATTTCAGGCAATTCCCCaactcctttccttttccagcatcAGGATTTATCTAGCCTTTCTGTTTAACGCTGCAGTATCCTCTGGCTTTTCCTAAGAAGCACCACATCCCAACGTGGTACCTGTCATTTGCAGAGAGCCACATGCGCCTGTCTGTGTCCACCAGCACCCCACGGGTCACGGTGGGAGACCCCCTGATCCTCCACTGCCAGGTGCAGGGAGCCAccctccctgtgtccctgcgCTGGTGGCACCTGCCACCGCAGCACCCAGGGCACAGGGTGCTGGTGGCCACCATGGAGAGGGATGGCACCCGGAGCCTGGGCAGCGCCTACCAGGATGGGGGGACTCGGGGGAGCCTTCGGCTGGAGAAAGAGAGCTCTGGCACCTTCACCCTGGTGATCCCCAGCACCCTGGACGAGGATGATGGTGGGCAGTACAGGTGTGAAGTGACACAGTGGTCCCGAGGGCGGAACTGGACAGAAAAGGGTGAGGCAGCAGTGATGGTCAGCTCCATGGGTAAGTTCAGCTATTTCTGGGTTGGAGGCAGCGCTGGAGCAGTGGGTGGATGCATCTCAGTAGGACATCAGCTTGCTGTGCACTGCAGGGTGGCTTAGGGCTGAGCACTTGGCCCTGCAGTACTTCAGTTTCCCCATTTCTATAATATCTAGAGTCCTCCATGGTGTGTTTTGGGAGAGACCGGTAGGAGGCAACAGCTAAAATGCTCTGAGACCTGAAGGGCACTATCTTGCTCAGAAGCCCCGTCTCCTtaaactgaaatacaaaatatctGTTCTAGCAGCATAATTACTTGCAGTAATTAAGTTTGACAAAGCTACTTGCTGAGTTGTCTGGTGGCATTTACCAGAGATAGCACCTCTGGTGCTGGCCTCTGATTGTTTCTCCTGCCCTCTTCTCTTAGTGCAGAGCTGCTAATCTGCACTGTCTGCAGTGACCATGTCCTTCCTTTTTGAGTGCCTTTATGGAGAGGCAGATTTTGGCTGTGATTTAGGGGGGTTTGTGTTCTTGTTACTGGGCTGGGTGCCTGAGAGCACCAGTCAGGCCACGGGAACTGTTAAACTTTTATGGAGGATGGAGGaaagcagggcagcagcatcagcagagGATCCCTGGCTCCTCTAGTGTGGCACTGGGGACCCGGGAAAAGAGGGTACTCAGAGTTTCCTGGGAAATTGGGGGTGCAAAACTGGGAGGTAGGAGAGGGCCAGGGGCTGCATGGGATTGGCAGAGTGCAGCTAAGTGGAgagtggcagcagcactgctggtgccATGGCCCTGCAGTGTCTGGGGATGGGTGGGAAGGGTGGCAATggggtggcacagggcaggactTTCTGACAGTCCCCATCCCAAGGGGTGTCTCTCTCCTCCTGAGCAGGTCTCGGTCTGCACGCCACGCTGAGGAGCCGAATTGCCACTGTCAGCTACGGGCAGAGTTTCGAGCTCTTCTGCCAAGTGGATGCCAGCTACACCCTGGAGGAGGTGCCAGTGTCTGTGAGGTGGcttttccagcccagcccacccACGGCCCCCTTACACGAGCTGGTCCAGCTCTCTCCCAGTGGCACTGTGGTTTGGAGGACAGCGCAGCCACACTTCCAGGGGAAAGCCCAGCTGGTGAAGACTGACACCTCGTTCAAGCTGCACATCCACAGTGCCTTGCCTGCTAATCAGGGGACATACCAGTGTGAGGTGGAGGTCTGGAGGAGGAACATCCTGcccctggggcagccagccGCCAGCACCAGCTCCAATGCTGTGGCAATAAAAGTGGTGCTGCCAGGTAAGCAGACCCTTCAGCAGAAGTCTCTCCTGCAATTCTAAATCCATTAAGTGTGACCAGGAGAACCCAGGGCCACTGATATCTGGGATGTCCCCAGCAGGGTCACCTCTCAGGGCTGCAGATGATGGTGCTGCCTGTTCTGGTGCTTCCTCAGCACCTGACAAAACCTTGGAGGCAAATTTGGTGTCGGCAAGTGGCAGTATCTATATGTTTGCAGATTACACCAAGCATACAGGGATCAGCCTTGCCACTAGGATTTTAAGCCTGGTTTCTGTAAAGAAGCAGTGCCCCCCCAAGAAGCCTAGCTGAATGTTTGAGGTTCAAGGTACACCCCATGGTCCGGGCTTCTGGAGAGAGACCAGCCCCTGAAGCTGATGCTGGGATATGTCTGTGTTTCCTGACCAGAATATTCAAGGTATGCTGAGAAAGAACCAGGcctctctgctgggctgggagccagCACAGGGTGCCAGGGACTCCATGGGGAACTATCtcctgccaggcacagctgggctgcacagccagggccctgcccaGAGTTCCCTTTTATGGCCACCCCTGCAGGCAGGGTCTGCACTGCCATCCCTCCTGCCAGCATCCCGCTGGGAGCCTCGTCCTCTTATGGAAGAGAGCTGCTGCAAACAGACCCCAGCCACCCTGCCATGCcctgcctcctgctgcctctggcagCACCACGGTGTCAGCAtgccctgctcacagctggggctgctgcaagAACTGCAGGGTTTGTCCTGACCAAAGCCTCTGAGTCTCTGGAGGCAGGGTGAGAATATGGGCTGGcttatttttttgccttcatgTCTGCTCTGCCAGCAAAGGGGAGTTCTTGttggggtttgttgttgttgttgttgttgttgtttttgtttggttggttgtttttctttttttttcatgcattaAGTGCTCCTTCCTCTAAAATCCTTGCGTTTTAGGAATCACAACCCAGTGAACtgaaattatgcatttttcattAAGCTAATgcatttccttccctcttttctctgtTGCTCTCTCCTGTTCCACTGTTACTCATTCCTCACCCCTGTGGAGCTGACTGCTGGGATGCTCTGTTGAACGCTGGAGCTACAAccagccagggcagggtggCACTGAGACGAGGGGTGACAATAATCAGCATCTTTGAGCACACATCTATCTGTAGTGTAAATGGCATTGAGATGAGCAGTTGTAATTGCAGGACATCTACACAGAGgagatggcagcagcaggagactGCAACATTTGGCTCCAAAGGTATTGCAGCTGTTGCTGGAGACTGCAACACTGCAAAAATAGTGGGAACTGGGAGAGGGTGATGCACAGTGGGAGGTTCCTGCTGGCTCCTTTCTTGGAAAGGCAGCACAAGCCAGTGAAGGATGTTTGGGAAGGTGAGGAAGTCTGGGGAGGAAGCCGGCTCAGGCAGCAATAGGGTTGAGGTGgagctgcagaaaatgaagCTGCAAATCATGAAAATCACCAGCCTGTTTCTCCTGGTATAAAACCTTATAGCTGGAGCCTGCAAAGATACTGGAGTTCTTGACTTTTTGCTTCAGTACTTCATTTACTACTTGATGTCAGTCTTCGCTTTAGGGGTTTACATGTTGCCGTGGTCTGTGGACCATCTCCAGATGAGAGGGACATCCATGAAAGATTATaacaggcagggaaggaggatggatcttttccatttccagtaTCTTAGGTGGGATCTCATAATTAGTGCTTCATGAGCCTCTCAGTGCAGCTGCTTGCCCCCACTCTGGAGTGAGATGCAGGGGctttttcacctgcagcccacaTGGGCTGTGCCCTTCTGCCTGCTCCACTGCTCCTGGGCCAGGCAGAAAGCCAAGCATCAGCAGGCAATGTTCACAGGGAGATGGGCAGTGAGATGCTCGGCATGGTTAATTACATTGAAAATGAAAGGGAGAATAGCACCATGACTGTATGTGAGAAAGGAAGacccaggcagctgctctgtCCATTTGGTAATTGATCTTTAGCAGTAGAGAGAGGGGAGATCTGAAACTAAAACTAAGAGGCTTTGCAGCAAGCACTCTGCTTCCTCTTTAAGTAATCTCCAAGAGTGTAGCAGCAATTTTCCTCACACTCAAGGCAGTGGCTCCTGTGCTTCCTCTCTGAGCTCTAGTGGTATCCTTAGTGCTGAGTAGATGAAGAGTTAagtgtttccatttttccagTGTGATCAGTTCACCTGTCACAGAAACACAGGATGGTGGAGATTGgcagggacctctggaggtcagcTGGTCCAACTCTGTGCAAGCAGGGCCACCTagagcaggctgcccagaacCATCTCCAAATGgcttttgagtatctccagtgTACCCCTCCAAAGATTTGTGCTTCCATAGAGTTGGCTCTGGGATGGGCATGCTTCTAAAGTACTGAAGTTCAAGACATCAACTTGCATCTAGCTCCCAGGTGTGCTCAAGTCTGTGATTTTCATGGTGGATCTGATGAATTTGCACATTAGTGCAAATTATTGTCCTGATTAGGGTGACTGCTGTcccctctcttctgcttttttgcCCATACCTGTTTCTTCAGAACAGCAAATGCACACTGTGAAATGCGGGAGAGCACTTTGGTCCCTTGGGAGCATCCACTTGCCAGACATCCCAGTGAGTGTTGCTGTGGAAATCCTCACCACTGAAGTGAGGCAATAAGCAGATACTGGGACTCTGTAAGTGCCTCCGTGGAGGAAACTGCCAACCTTTTGGTGAAAATGTGTTTGTctgcagagagaaggaagagtAATGGGGTGGCGAGAGAAAAGAATAAGCAGGGAGGTTTTGTTGCCAGATTTCAGATAGAAGCAGAGGCTTTACAGGGGCGTAAAGAGATATCAGTTGGGATATTTTGCTTTGACCAATCTCAAGAGAGGCAGGGAAGGCCTCTGAAGTGGATTGCTTGAGTTTTGAGAAGAAatgctggaagggaagggaaacgTGCAAGCTTTCTCCTGCAGGGTCCCTCTTCTCCCTCAGCCCCtgtgggagaagctgcagctccctcctgccccaaaGCCCTCTCCACAACCTGCTGCTATCACTTGGGAGAGGGCTATGAAGGAGAATGCCCTGCTGAGCCTGTGGCCAAGGGTGGAGGTCTGACACATTCTGAGGGACCATCTCAGTGtgtcctgctgcctgtccccaAGCCAGCACCAGGGACTGAACCTTAAGGGAGCTCTGTTGTCCCCAGCCTCTGTGGCAGAGGGTGTCCTGCTACTCAGCTCATATGCAAGGAGAGTGCTAAGAATGGAAACTGAGCCTACAGCCCCTTAAAACCCTGATGGTGTCTCCTGCTGAGTAATTTCTCCCTACCCAATCTGCGCTTATTCCTTCCCCTGACTGCTGACTCCATCTGACAGAGGTGGAGTCTCAGCGTGGAGGGGAAATGCAGGTGGTTGGAGGACATTTGAAGATATGGATTAGCAGTCTTTTCACTGCTGGAGGAGAGGTTCCAGCAACAGGTGATGGTCTGTGGGAAGAGGTTCCCTCCAAGCAGGAGCAGCATGGACACATCAGGATCAGCAGTGCCCGCTGCTGaggacagagctgcaggcagcaccaTCCCTCTGCTTTCCTCAACTGCACAAAAAAACCTGTTCAAAAGCATTGAACAATCACTGGGTGTGATCACAAAGGGTGTGCAGGACTCTGTCTTGTGGTTATTAATCCAACAACCACAGCAAACACCTGAGATGGCAACTGTTAGTGGAACCCACAGAGGCTCTGTAGTCTCTCTGCGATAAAAGATGCTTGTTCACAGTCTCCAAAGCTGTGGGCTGGTTTTGTCACATATGTGTGAGCCTGCTGATGGAAGCAGTGGTAGACAGAACACATTTGCTTCAGACAGAGGCTTTGCCTCGAAGCTCCAACACAGTGGCTGCCTCCATCCCCCATTCCTGCTCCGtggtctctgctgctctcctgcctgtaAAATCCATCTGTGATTCCCTGCTATTGTTCAAACAAGGGTGTGCGTATTTgctctttccctccttcctccaccctctgctccagcacccccTAATGAGTTTTGTCCTATGTGCACTCTCTTCCTTACTCTTCTTTCAATGTGTTTCTCTCAGGACAGCTTGTCCTCTCCTTGTCTGTGCCCCTGTACTGGCAGCTGCATCTGGTgtgattgttttgtttctccATTTTAGAAAGCAAGCTTCAGGTTACTATGAAAGACAGCTCTGTGGAAATTGCCGGTGGTAACGCAGCCATTGAGTGCAGGATTGTGTTTGCCCAGAATAATTCGCAGTTTGCTGTTACCTGGTACctcctgcctcttctggcagatgCAACACCCCTGCAAATCGTCAGGGCCAACTACAGCAGCATACTGGAATACGGGTCTAAATTCAGCTCTCCTGCACGGAAGTCCCAGTTCCTGAGCCAGAGGGTGTCCAGCAACATATTCCAGCTGCAGATTCTGTCTGTAGCCCTCAGGGACCAGGGCAGGTACTACTGTGTGGTAGAGGAATGGCTCTGGCTGGTGGATGGCTGGTACAAGCTCGGAGAGGGAACATCAGGAGGGACCATGCTGAAGTTCAGACCCCCAGGTGAGTGGGTGTATAGGTGCTGCTGAAGAAAGTTGGATCAACTTATGACAGGTCCCTGCCAGGCCTCTCCTAAGCTGACAGGGCTTAGGAaaaacagcagctcctgtgttGGATCTGAGGCTTAGGGATGCAGGAGTTTTCAGTGCCTCACAAAGGGAAATGAGGAATTAGGAAGAATTACCACATCCTCCCAAACCAACTGAGCTGCTATTTTTGCTACAGGCAGATGTAGTCATAACAAAGTGAATTGtggcctttttcttttccctccaaCACCTGGTGCACTTGGGTGGTTGTACAATGCTGTGAATAGAGAAGCTGCCCTTACCTGGTGCTCCTGAGCATCctgaaggaaaatgtttggttttcctTACTCTGCAGCACATTGCTGCTAAGAAACAAGACTGGAAGTTCAGCTGCCCTCACTTTAATCACTGTGCTTCTGGGGTGCATGGTGGGTCTCCCTGGCTCTGTTCTTCCCTCTGTCAGCCTCACTCCAGCCCTAAATAAAGTGGATCAGAGAATTCCAGCTTCCTACAAAGCTTTTGGTCCAAAGGATGCCTTCGTCACTTATTTGGAGGGAGTGGGACCCATTACTGCacgg is from Cinclus cinclus chromosome 2, bCinCin1.1, whole genome shotgun sequence and encodes:
- the CD101 gene encoding immunoglobulin superfamily member 2 — protein: MGLAQCLAAAFLFLLLLGLTTGQRLVTIQQGPLYRTEGSHVTLWCKVSGYQGPAEQNFQWSIYLPSAPEREVQIVSTVDPSFPYAIYTQRVRGRGIFVERLQGDAVLLHITELQERDAGQYECHTPNTDERYLGTYSAKTNLSVIPDTLLASMAPQAFTLMEGDAVELTCEVSKSTVQHTHLSVGWYLLQGAGEPHAKEILTLSKDFTLKPGPFYERRFLEGDVQLNKVGNTTYKLVIGGVKPSDQGQLYCEAAEWIEDPDGTWKDISTKQTERTSLAVASQGRDLPVDITAAERSLAEGDSLQLSCVVGAPESSSRHFEVIWLLNEMEVARVDPHGVLIWEEEYKERARLGQLRAFKPSNTIYVLTISEAGLKDEGTYRCSVSEMKTPGDLHSIQTNVSSGIQVNVKAIESHMRLSVSTSTPRVTVGDPLILHCQVQGATLPVSLRWWHLPPQHPGHRVLVATMERDGTRSLGSAYQDGGTRGSLRLEKESSGTFTLVIPSTLDEDDGGQYRCEVTQWSRGRNWTEKGEAAVMVSSMGLGLHATLRSRIATVSYGQSFELFCQVDASYTLEEVPVSVRWLFQPSPPTAPLHELVQLSPSGTVVWRTAQPHFQGKAQLVKTDTSFKLHIHSALPANQGTYQCEVEVWRRNILPLGQPAASTSSNAVAIKVVLPESKLQVTMKDSSVEIAGGNAAIECRIVFAQNNSQFAVTWYLLPLLADATPLQIVRANYSSILEYGSKFSSPARKSQFLSQRVSSNIFQLQILSVALRDQGRYYCVVEEWLWLVDGWYKLGEGTSGGTMLKFRPPEHQLQMEKTNHSISAREGEEVTLPCRLQGALPPGTHLSATWFQVKSSGSDSALLTLHQDGTMEYPQEHLAARLFLRHPSAGDFSLTLGSVERGDAGAYYCQLQGWQQQSQGKDGALKALADSGYTQLITIPPEPTVLSRICSSPPLLNFILYLPLVLIVLMALTVFCWYCKFRKNKKGNFTGWTMELEEDEEVKKT